A window of Tautonia plasticadhaerens contains these coding sequences:
- a CDS encoding cyclic nucleotide-binding domain-containing protein gives MNPAHGSVNRPVSLTIDGRQVTVPEGTTIFDAATRAFVRQAGDHNPIPILCHREHMTPVAVCRVCTVDVSVNGRQEFRLAPACQREVADGMEVRTHEASDRVRDAVKMLIELLLADYPDPEAARASRLTKQGQARGEGNDELIELAERLDVKAPRFFRSRRERPVDESSMVIAVDHNACILCDRCIRACNDVRENHVIGRTGKGYRSRIAFDLDDPMGDSSCVACGECMISCPTGALLSKHNVLTRPPSGTVTTEELAAHPLFAGVSRAFLDFNEGAVVRKRFKKGDVVCREGDYDATAFYIEDGEVEIFIGSPFKHVKDQRGLNSWNPFARVRKSSLAGRGEDRRDDEQEVEYISIDAPVVLRYDKPVATMGEGAIFGEMACMSSYPRSATVVAQTECTLLELGRNVLYILQRGKFSKAQLDDRYRQNALDNHLRGASVFARVARNEDEFKKLVEFLRPRVDLVRVNNGEVIFRQGDPADAYYLIRIGFVKVSQGRPGGEFVLSYLGPGKSFGEIGLMGHIPDIRELAPPGIRTATCTALDHVDLVRIKGEDFRLLLEQFPGVRKSFVEYAVTILKQNEQMIRRINEDSLGDFLQQGLMNAQSVLVLDLEKCTRCDECTKACADSHGGVTRLIREGLRFDKFLVASSCRSCLDPYCMVGCPVNSIRRRGSLEIIIEDWCIGCGKCAENCPYGNINMHPFPTGQAVIDDRTGRRVPVLQQKATTCDLCRELDGQPSCVYACPHDAAHRMKGSDLAREIGIVVSPPSIRST, from the coding sequence ATGAACCCGGCCCACGGCAGCGTCAATCGCCCCGTCTCCCTGACCATCGACGGCCGCCAGGTAACCGTGCCGGAGGGGACCACCATCTTCGACGCCGCCACCCGGGCTTTCGTCCGACAGGCCGGCGACCACAACCCGATCCCAATCCTCTGTCACCGGGAGCACATGACCCCGGTCGCCGTCTGCCGGGTCTGCACGGTGGACGTGAGCGTCAACGGCCGCCAGGAGTTCCGCCTCGCCCCCGCTTGCCAGCGGGAGGTCGCCGACGGTATGGAGGTCCGGACCCACGAGGCGAGCGATCGGGTCAGGGATGCGGTCAAGATGCTGATCGAACTCCTGCTGGCGGACTACCCCGACCCCGAGGCCGCTCGGGCCTCCCGCCTCACCAAGCAGGGCCAGGCCCGGGGAGAGGGGAACGACGAGCTGATCGAATTGGCCGAGCGCCTCGACGTGAAGGCCCCCCGCTTCTTCCGGTCCAGGAGGGAGCGGCCGGTCGACGAGTCCTCCATGGTCATCGCCGTCGACCACAACGCCTGCATCCTCTGCGACCGATGCATCCGGGCCTGCAACGACGTCCGGGAGAACCACGTCATCGGCCGGACCGGCAAGGGCTACCGGTCCCGGATCGCCTTCGACCTGGACGACCCGATGGGAGACTCTTCCTGCGTCGCCTGCGGCGAATGCATGATTTCCTGCCCCACCGGGGCTCTCCTGAGCAAGCACAACGTCCTCACCCGTCCCCCCTCCGGCACGGTCACGACCGAGGAACTGGCGGCCCATCCACTCTTCGCCGGGGTCTCCCGGGCGTTCCTCGACTTCAACGAAGGTGCCGTCGTCCGCAAGCGCTTCAAGAAAGGAGACGTTGTCTGCAGGGAGGGTGACTACGACGCCACCGCCTTCTACATCGAAGACGGCGAGGTCGAGATCTTCATCGGTTCGCCCTTCAAGCACGTGAAGGACCAGCGCGGGCTCAACTCCTGGAACCCGTTCGCACGGGTGAGGAAAAGCTCGCTGGCGGGCCGCGGGGAGGACCGCCGGGACGACGAGCAGGAAGTCGAGTACATCTCCATCGATGCCCCGGTCGTGCTGCGCTACGACAAACCCGTCGCGACGATGGGCGAGGGCGCCATCTTCGGCGAGATGGCCTGCATGAGCTCCTACCCCCGGTCGGCGACCGTCGTCGCCCAGACCGAGTGTACGCTCCTGGAACTCGGCCGGAACGTCCTGTACATCCTCCAGCGTGGGAAATTCTCCAAGGCCCAGCTCGACGACCGTTACCGGCAGAACGCCCTGGACAACCACCTCCGGGGGGCCTCCGTCTTCGCCAGGGTGGCCAGGAACGAGGACGAGTTCAAGAAACTCGTCGAGTTCCTCCGCCCCCGGGTCGACCTCGTCCGGGTGAACAATGGCGAGGTCATCTTCCGCCAGGGGGATCCGGCCGACGCCTACTACCTCATCCGGATCGGCTTCGTGAAGGTCTCCCAGGGGAGGCCCGGGGGCGAGTTCGTCCTCAGCTACCTCGGCCCCGGCAAGTCATTCGGCGAGATCGGCCTGATGGGCCACATCCCCGACATCCGGGAACTCGCGCCGCCCGGCATCCGGACGGCGACCTGCACCGCCCTGGACCACGTCGACCTGGTGAGGATCAAGGGTGAGGACTTCCGGCTGCTCCTGGAGCAATTCCCCGGCGTCCGGAAGTCGTTCGTCGAGTACGCGGTCACGATCCTGAAGCAGAACGAGCAGATGATCCGCCGGATCAACGAGGACTCGCTCGGCGACTTCTTGCAGCAGGGCCTCATGAACGCCCAGAGCGTCCTGGTGCTCGACCTGGAGAAGTGCACCCGGTGCGACGAGTGCACCAAGGCGTGCGCCGACTCGCACGGGGGCGTCACCCGACTGATCCGGGAGGGGCTCCGCTTCGACAAATTCCTGGTGGCTAGCTCCTGCCGATCGTGCCTCGACCCCTATTGCATGGTCGGCTGCCCGGTGAACTCGATCCGGCGGCGCGGGTCGCTGGAGATCATCATCGAGGACTGGTGCATCGGCTGCGGCAAATGCGCCGAGAATTGCCCGTACGGGAACATCAACATGCACCCGTTCCCCACCGGACAGGCGGTGATCGACGACCGGACGGGCCGGAGGGTCCCCGTGCTCCAGCAAAAGGCGACGACCTGCGACCTCTGCCGGGAGCTGGACGGCCAGCCGAGCTGCGTGTATGCCTGCCCGCACGACGCCGCCCACCGGATGAAGGGCAGCGACCTGGCCCGGGAGATCGGCATCGTCGTCTCCCCGCCCTCGATCCGATCGACTTGA
- a CDS encoding HAD family hydrolase, whose amino-acid sequence MIGKAAMERAHISMTAPPADLTVRVCYNDPALPETCENATSDILDRCPRRVGQPSRFPPRSAPLPPFPMRKPAIIFDFGNVVAFFDYQRAFDRIGRDLKREGSDLLTEARLGGFDDLLRRFERGRITADEFSIASCRILGASMPPREFAEAWAEIFWLNEAIIPTIRGLQGAGYRLVLGSNTNVLHADWFRREFLPILSSFDHLVLSYEVGHVKPSIEFYLACAEAAGAMPADCIFIDDLPENVDGARAAGLSGLLYERPESLVGDLRALGVDFSLSHE is encoded by the coding sequence GTGATCGGCAAGGCGGCCATGGAGCGGGCCCACATCAGCATGACCGCCCCCCCTGCCGATCTCACCGTCCGGGTCTGCTACAATGACCCCGCGCTCCCCGAGACGTGCGAGAACGCCACCTCCGACATCCTCGACCGATGCCCAAGGCGGGTCGGCCAACCGTCTCGGTTCCCCCCCCGATCGGCCCCCCTCCCCCCCTTCCCCATGCGAAAACCCGCGATCATCTTCGACTTCGGCAACGTGGTCGCCTTCTTCGACTATCAGCGGGCGTTCGACCGGATCGGGCGAGACCTCAAGAGAGAGGGATCCGATCTGCTGACAGAGGCCCGCCTGGGAGGCTTCGACGACCTCCTTCGCCGATTCGAGCGCGGGCGGATCACGGCCGACGAGTTCTCGATCGCGTCCTGCCGGATCCTCGGGGCGTCGATGCCACCCCGCGAGTTCGCCGAGGCTTGGGCCGAAATTTTCTGGCTGAACGAGGCCATCATCCCGACGATCCGGGGGCTCCAGGGGGCGGGCTACCGGCTCGTGCTCGGGTCGAACACGAACGTGCTGCACGCAGACTGGTTCCGTCGGGAATTCCTGCCGATCCTCTCGTCGTTCGACCACCTCGTTCTTTCTTACGAGGTCGGCCACGTCAAGCCGTCGATCGAATTCTATCTCGCGTGCGCCGAGGCGGCCGGGGCAATGCCGGCCGACTGCATCTTCATCGACGACCTCCCCGAGAACGTCGATGGGGCCCGGGCCGCCGGGCTCTCCGGCCTCCTCTATGAGCGACCGGAGTCCCTCGTCGGGGATCTCCGGGCCCTCGGCGTCGACTTCAGCCTTTCTCACGAATAG